A region from the Carassius carassius chromosome 33, fCarCar2.1, whole genome shotgun sequence genome encodes:
- the LOC132114174 gene encoding fibroblast growth factor 2-like has translation MRLRGSAERREETGETGEEARGGAPEKPREREMAAGGITTLPASPDDGASGGFPSGNFKEPKRLYCKNGGFFLRINSDGRVDGIREKSDPHIRLQLQATAVGEVVIKGICANRYLAMNSDGRLIGTRRTTDECYFLERLESNNYNTYRSRKYPDWYVALKRTGQYKAGSKTSPGQKAILFLPMSAKC, from the exons ATGAGGCTCCGTGGCTCCGCGGAGCGCCGGGAGGAGACGGGAGAGACGGGGGAGGAGGCGCGCGGAGGGGCTCCGGagaaaccgagagagagagagatggcggCGGGAGGAATCACCACACTCCCGGCCTCACCGGACGACGGGGCGAGCGGAGGCTTTCCTTCGGGGAACTTCAAGGAGCCCAAGCGGCTGTACTGCAAGAACGGCGGATTCTTCCTCCGGATCAACTCTGACGGGCGAGTGGACGGGATCCGCGAGAAGAGCGACCCGCACA TTCGGCTGCAGCTCCAGGCCACGGCCGTCGGTGAGGTggtgattaaagggatctgcgCGAACCGTTACCTCGCCATGAACTCGGACGGACGACTGATCGGAACG AGGAGAACAACGGATGAATGTTATTTCCTGGAGCGCCTGGAGTCGAATAACTACAACACGTACCGATCCCGGAAGTATCCCGACTGGTACGTGGCTCTGAAGAGAACAGGCCAGTATAAAGCGGGATCGAAGACCAGCCCGGGTCAGAAGGCCATCCTGTTTCTGCCCATGTCAGCCAAGTGCTGA